AGATAAAAACTCATCAAAACAGTGAAAAAAAATGCTATTAATCCGATATATATAGCAGGTTTAAATGTTTTTTTATAAGGCATTCCGCTTACCATAAAGATTGTCATCTCGTTATCTGCCTGAGTTCTTCCGTATGTAAGTAAAATACTGAGAAGTAAAGCCATTGGAATTGTAAAAATAAGCAATTGAGGTTGTAAAAGAAGTATAAGTAATACAAGATTGGGTAAATCTATTCCAACAGAAGCAAATATCTTACTCAGTTTGAATAGCTTTTCAATTATTAAAACCGCATTTAAAAAAGCAATTGAAAGTCCGATGTTTTGAAGTAGTTCACGGGTTAAAGCCTTGTAAATAACTTTCATTAAAGAATGCCCTTTTTGAGGATATCATGAATGTGAATTAAGCCTTCAAGTGTTCCATCACTATTAGGAACAACAAGGCTTGTTATTGAATATTTTTGCATTACTGAAAGCGCAACTGCTGCAAGTTCGTCTTCATTTATGGTTTTAGGATTTATAGTCATAATTTGACAAGCTTTTAAATCAAAAAGGTCTTTTCCATATCTCTGCACACCCCTTCTTACATCACCATCAGTGATAATCCCTAAAATTCTTTTATTTTCGTCAACAACAACAACAACTCCAAGCCTTTTGGATGAAATTTCTAAAACTGCATCAAGCATGACAGTCTGCGGAAAACACACAGGAAGTTCATCTCCTGTATGCATTAAATCTTTAACCTTTGTAAGCATTCTTCTCCCAAGTGAGCCACCTGGATGAAAAAAAGCAAAATCTTCTTTTTTAAAGCCATTTCGCATAATTAAAGCAACAGCTAATGCATCTCCCATTGCCAATGTG
The Thermodesulfovibrio yellowstonii DSM 11347 DNA segment above includes these coding regions:
- a CDS encoding KpsF/GutQ family sugar-phosphate isomerase; translated protein: MENLIEIAQKVLTIEAESLQTLKERINEDFLKAVEIIHNSKGRVVVTGIGKSGLIGRKIAATLASTGTPSFFMHPAEASHGDLGMVTEEDVVIAISNSGETDELIRLIPFLKYFNVKIVAITGNTQSTLAKQADAVLDVSVKEEACPFGFIPTASTTATLAMGDALAVALIMRNGFKKEDFAFFHPGGSLGRRMLTKVKDLMHTGDELPVCFPQTVMLDAVLEISSKRLGVVVVVDENKRILGIITDGDVRRGVQRYGKDLFDLKACQIMTINPKTINEDELAAVALSVMQKYSITSLVVPNSDGTLEGLIHIHDILKKGIL